From the genome of Rhododendron vialii isolate Sample 1 chromosome 10a, ASM3025357v1:
CTTTCCGCTTGAATTTTATCGATTTCTTTTATATATTGTTACTTTAAATTCTTAATATCCAGTTTTTAGTGTTAAGAGTAAGAGTTTTGGTAAGTCTACTTACTGGAAATTATCTTTTTGGCATCATCATGCAGGAAGTCAGGGGACCTTTCCCAAGCACAAAACAGCCTCGTTCTGACCTGGACAGCAACCTTGCTGACCCCCACGGCCAGCAGGGTTTGAAAATGAAGCTAATACATGAACCACTAGGTCAATTCAATACAGGTATGTGGTCGAATCATGTTGTATGAAATGAAGgcgaaaaaatcaaacttttcatACTTCTGCTAAAAGATgagctttttcaaaaatcaacgtTTATTTTTGTATTCAATGAACGTTTTTCTAACTTTTAGACAAAATTCAATTACCTTTTAGTTTCTGTTAAGATAAATGTCTAATCCCAAAAGTTTACTatcaaacattttgggacagtAAAAATAATTCAAAGTATAGCCCAAAGGAAGTAAAGCATGTAAAACTAGAGTACTAATTAAGATGGATCATGTGTGAGTTCTGGAAATTCGAGAAACCAAAGAGACAGAATTCCAAATATAATAGTCAAAAGAGTATTTCCTGATCATGGTTGATATGGATGAGCGCAACAAGTTACGTGGGAGGAGTTTTCTATTTCTCCTTCTTGTTAGACGAAAAAGCAAAGGGCAGAGGGTAGAGGTAGGACGTATTTAGTAGGTCCGGGCGCACGAAGCCGTAATTGCGTAGCACCTGATTATCAGCGAAATTCAAAGCCTTTTCCATCCCACCCCAGCATTGCTCATCTGTGTACCCCCAGTGCAGACCACTACATGGCCTACACGCTGTAAAATGCGTGATAAATGGCCTCTTTCCCCCACCACCATCGCCGAACGCCTCCTTCATCACCGTCGCATAGTGCTCGCTCACCTTCTCTGCATGTCGTCTTTGCAACTCCGTCACCCCTTTCTCTATCCCCGCGTAGTTGTCACTAATAGTATCAAACGAGTTGATGATGTCAAACCAATACCCACTTAAGTCGTATTGACTCTCTATGTAAATCTTCTTCCCCAACGTTTCCTTCTCTTTCAATAGCAAATAAACCAGAGCCGACTGATCGTCAGATTCTGGGTCTGTCTTGTCACTCATTGTCGATGTCAGGATCTGACCCCACTTTTCGTAGTTTGGAGTCTGTGGGCCCATCTCAGCCCACACCTCCAAAAACTCCATCGACCATTGACAGTTTCGGATGAAAAACACACCGGCGTTAACCCCACCCCAACTCTTCTCCTCATAGACCTTGCTATAAAACCCGTGCACCACGAGGTTATGGTCCTTATACTTCTCCAGTGGCGGCTTAAAATCCATATCAGTAAATACTGCATCCGAGTCAACCCAAAAGATCCACTCAACCTCTGGGTGGGCCAACATCGCTGCCCGAAGCATGGGCATTTTTGTCCACCAGCTAACCATTTTTGGGTGCAAAAACGCGTTGTTGTAGAAGATATCATAGCCGTGGATCCGACAGTAATCCACCTTGTTCTTGAAAAGCCTCAAGAGCAAATGATCCCCAATCAGATTCTTACACGGCTCCGGCTGCGATCCTGTCAACAAAAGAACCCGGTCCTCTGCTCCGGTGGCAAATGATGGATGATGCTCCAGCCACTCTCTTCTCTTGGTGTCCCAGTCATTACCTGAGTTCCCTATCTCATAACTCAGGGTCGGGTCGTCATAGAACGTTTGGTTGGCTGGGTCATGGTCCAGTTTAAGGCCTTGATAACTCACTGTGGTGCAATCATTCGTAGCTGCACGGTCTTTTTTGGGCGATACTGTCATCTTAGCTACGTCATACATGTTGGGATAGCTAGTGAAAGGTGAAAAACTCCAAAGCAGCATTAGCAGAGCCACCCCTGCTATGCCTATGAAAATGGGTTTGCTCGGACCTAtgattttctccatttttgctACTATTATAGCCACCCTGCCCATACCAATTTCTGAAATGAAAATCAGAGAGGATTCTTGGACTCAATTATATAATAAGCCATTGGAAACAGAGAGGCCAAGAATTGTAATGGATGAGTGATTCTAGAGAGTAAGTAATTGATATTTAAAGAGGTATAGGTATCAGTAGGGGAAAGAGATCGAAGCCATCAGTTGACTTGACTATTCGTCAGCTATGCCTGataatatactccctctgttcatttttaaattttcagcTTTGTAACCCTAACTTATTACAGATACATCCTCATTACACcttttacatcaatttttaccttcaCTTTGCATAACTACCCTATATAGAGACGttattattacacttttacctgctaacttttcaaaaatgaatttacttttagggataaaatggaaaaaaatacctATTTTTTTCCACTGACTTTAAAAAATGGGACATTTATGAAGGGATAGTCTGAAATGCAATATTGGACTCTATtaaagggatggagggagtaacatgGTATTTGTTTAACTACCTTTAACTTGAGTTTTGTGAAGTCATAACTTCAATTTATCGGTTGGAATCTCAATTTCTAGGGTGAGGTGCCAACAACAATTAACGAGTTCATTTGTTCGTTGGTGTGTGGGGTATGAAGGATAAGTCACGTaatcattgaaaaaaaaaccatttcatAATGGATACAAAATAGCCGGTTGATAAATAGTGTTAGTTCTACAAgagataaaattttgttttcggtaatcatttttatttcttagttGAATTTAGAGTTCTCTTTATATTCGTTGGTTGTTCTaggttttcttcatttttcgtGTGCATTCAAGAGTCATTAGAAAAATACATGTGTCAAACTCATTTGTCTACTAGATTGATTATCTAGTTGTTCTTCCTCAACTGTAACACCAGAGAATGTTAAGTaacatttttccaaaatgatttagTGAATGAAAAGTCAAATTAACTTAATTAGCGAAAGCGAAGTCAATTACGTATAAAATTGAAATACATTAAATTACATTAAAGGAAACGAAAAAGATTGACTTTCTCTGGCTCGTCGAGTTTGGTCCGTTAGAAGAAAATTTTCACTGATCAGTCATTAGTATTAAATTAAACGTTTATCTGTTAAAACTAATATGATTTTGAGAATAAACTTGAAGACAAACATGTAAAGCATGTGACTATCAATAGCCGATCAGCATAATATTTTACGTGGATGAACACAACAAGAAGACGGGACAAACAATCTGAAAGGTTTCAATCACATTTTttagctcaagatgatgaaaagcACTTGGTGTCGAATGAAATACATAATGTAAGTTATTAATTTATCGCTTGATAATTTGAGGAGTCTTTTTTTATGTGGCTGGCTTGTGCTCCCATGTACACGTCCGGCTCTAAAGGAGTTTTCAAAGAATTGCACTATTGAAAGTGAGGGGATTATTGGCTTTAGCTTTTGACTAGTATTCCCATATTCGAGGTGAAGATAtttagtaacttatttttttttgttagtgtaaaatttttttttttggtcaacgttcttaattttttgaactcGTAGTGGACACGAACCTTGAAAATGACAACAGAACTCAAAAATCTGGtcattttggattattttgCATTCAGTAAACGTTTTTCAAACTatttgtcaaaattattttacattttagTTTCTTCTCTTTATGATAAAtgtttaatccaaaaaaattaactatctAACTAGAAAATATTGGGGAAAATAGAAATAATTCCAATGAAAAGAGTTAGGGTTGTAGGAAGTAAGCTTGTGGAAATAGAATAATCTTTCAAATGAATCATgcggattttgaaaattcaaaagacCTGGTCATTTTGGATCATTTTGTGTTCAATAaacgtttttcaaaattttggtcaaaattattttactcTTAAGTTTCTGCTCATTAAGATAAATGTTTAATCCTAAGAATTTACTAGCAAATCtttggaaaaatagaaataaTTCAAAATGAAAGAGTTAGGCCATAGGAAGTAAAGCATTTAGAAATAGAGTAATCTTTTAGATGAATCATGGGGGTTTTGAAAATTCGAAACCAAagagataaaattcaaaataaaacaatcaaAGGAGTATTTTCTGATCATGATTAACATGGATGAGCAAAACACGATAGGTGGGAGGCATTAAAGGAGATGAAAAAGACTGACTTTCTCTGGCTCGGCGAGTTTGACCTGTTAGAAGAAACATCACATTGATCAGCAAGGCCTATCTGATTAGATCCGACTAATGactaatcgccgattactaattaatatgcaccgattaattgcTAGAAGGTGGCCAACCGCCCGACAAGCGCCTAGCGACTTCTAGAACATTTTTGATTAGCCATTAGTATTAAATGGAACGAAACACGTTTATCTGTTAAAACTAATATGATTTTGAGAATAAACTTGAAGACAAACATGTCTAAAGCATGCGACTATCAATATCCGAACAGCGTAATCTTTTACACGGATGAACACTCGACGGTTCAAACAATCTGAAAGGTTTAGATCACATTTTTTAGCTCAAGATGGAAACTATATGGAAAGCACTTGGTGTCGAATGAAATACATAATGTAGGTTGTTAATTAATTTGTCACTTGATAATTTCAGGAGTCTTTTATGTGGTTGGCTTTTGCTCCCATGTACACATCCTGCTCTAAAGGAGTTTTCAAATAATTGCACTATGTAAAGTGAGAGGATTATTAACTTTAGCTTTTGACTAGTATTGCTATATTGGAGGTGAAGATATttagtacttcctccgtccctttttaaatgttctacttcgtaactccaacttattaaaaatgtatcatcattatacctttcacatcaattttttcctctactttccctacttacctatcatcattgcactttttactcactaacttttcaaaatagaatctacttttagggggaaaatagacaatgtatcaacttttacccactaactttaccaaatggacacttgttaagggacagcccaaaatagaatactggactataataaagggacggagggagtaacttatttttgcttgttagtatagttttttttttggtccaagttcttaattttttgaactcATTGTGGACACGACCCTTGAAAATGCCAACAAAACTTGAATCAAATTCAAAGaagacagaaaaaataaaaaataatctggtcattttggattatttgtgttcAGTAAACGTTTTTCAAACTGTTGGTCAAAATTATCTTACTCGTTAGTTTCTCCTCATTATAATAAATGTTtaatccaaaatttgtttttcctaTCTAACTAGCAAACGTTTGGGAAAATAGAAATAACTCCAATTATTAAAAGAGTTCGGTTGTAGGAAGTAAAGGATGTAGAA
Proteins encoded in this window:
- the LOC131303491 gene encoding putative glycosyltransferase 7, with the protein product MGRVAIIVAKMEKIIGPSKPIFIGIAGVALLMLLWSFSPFTSYPNMYDVAKMTVSPKKDRAATNDCTTVSYQGLKLDHDPANQTFYDDPTLSYEIGNSGNDWDTKRREWLEHHPSFATGAEDRVLLLTGSQPEPCKNLIGDHLLLRLFKNKVDYCRIHGYDIFYNNAFLHPKMVSWWTKMPMLRAAMLAHPEVEWIFWVDSDAVFTDMDFKPPLEKYKDHNLVVHGFYSKVYEEKSWGGVNAGVFFIRNCQWSMEFLEVWAEMGPQTPNYEKWGQILTSTMSDKTDPESDDQSALVYLLLKEKETLGKKIYIESQYDLSGYWFDIINSFDTISDNYAGIEKGVTELQRRHAEKVSEHYATVMKEAFGDGGGGKRPFITHFTACRPCSGLHWGYTDEQCWGGMEKALNFADNQVLRNYGFVRPDLLNTSYLYPLPFAFSSNKKEK